GGGATTCCTGGAGAGGCCAAGGGGTGTGTAATTTGTGAGACTAATGCAGCATTTGACTTCAAAGTTCATGACTTTGGTGCTGCGGGGGGAACAACGCAGAGGTGTGTCAGAACCAGCCAATTCATTTTAACTAATAGAAACTTCTGCCGGGTCTGACTTGGCTTCAGAAAGATGTCTGAATTACTAACAAGTTGTCCAGCTGGTGACTTTCTTACCATGATGGTCTTGGTGACAATGGTTCTTATGTACTTTGTGCAGGAAGCTGTTGTTCGGTTAACCAGCTACCATGTACCTCAAGGAGCAGGGGATATAGTCATGATTCAGTCAGATCACACTGGTGCTGTGGATATCCTTTCAGCTGAGCTGGAGACTACCGACCTCCTTGGGGAGCAGAGGAAAGGTGAGTCCTGAAAAGAAGACACTTGCTGGGGCCACTTTTTAAGTGCCAGCCCTGGctagagaagagcagaggacgTCCTGGAAATACTGCTAATGCCTGCTGGAAATTTGGGCTCCTGACTAGCGAGTGGGAAAACTTCACATCCAAGGCTTCTGGGAGCAGGTTTCAGAATGCAAAAACCTTATCAGAAATAGTTTCACTGTTTTCAGATAACAGTTTGTCAGTAGCGAAAACTCAGGTGAGCCCATGATCTTTTCCCTTCTCAGCTCAGCCTCCCCCGCTGGCTCCACCCACCATGTGGACCACTGAGAAGACAAAGGAATTCAAAGCCAAgatgggaagggagaaaaatggcCGGATGGTGGTGAAGCGAGGCGAGGTGGTGACAGTCCGTGTGCCAACCCATCCTGATGGGAAATGCATTTGTTGGGAGTTTGCTACAGATGACTACGACATTGGGTTTGGAGTCTATTTTGACTGGACCGCAGTTACTAGCACTGCCATTACTGTGCAGGTCAGCGAATCCAGTgatgaggaggatgaagaggaggaggaggaaatagAAGGTTAGTGCAGAGCTTATAAGGGTTAATTTGTTGCCATGCTATGAGAGCGTCTGCCAGATGATGTAATTTCCATCTGCTTTGTTTACTCAGCCCACTTGTTATCTCTGCTGCCTCTTGGGTTCTTGGTTAGGCTGTGATGAGAAAGCATTTAGCCCTTCCTGCTTCAGTGTTATGTCAATGGCTGTCCTTCTCCAAAAGTGTTCTTAAAATTGAAcacattgtaaaataaaatcagaattcaCTTGTTGGATTTCTAGCTGATAAAAGATTAGGCTCTGAAATATAATCGTTTTTCTTAGCTTCTCAGACTGAGAAATTTCTGGTGatgagtaggaaaaaaaaggttttgtttctggagtttttttctttggttgtgTTTTCCCCGCAGTACATCTGTAGCCCTTGCTGACTTGACTGCATTTGAGAGAGGATTGCTACCTGTGTCTTTGTACTTGCGAAGCACACAGCAATGTTGCATGTTCTGTGGCTTCAGTGTATGCGTGACCAGTGTAGctgggggggcagtgtgtgtctgaaattaattttgtgagCTCTCCAAAGAGGGGTAGGTTTCTGTATAAGGAATCCTCTTGGAGAAGTGAATTGAGGACATAACACAGTGAGGTTATAGCTAAGGGCTCTCCTGCCTTTCTTTGGCTTCAAATCTATATCACCAGACCACTGTCGTGTATATGAAAGCAGCGAGGTGTCTAAAAGGTAAGTCCAGGGAGAGGAGACCAGGCTGGCAGGCAAGTGGAAACTGTCCCATCAGTATTCCCAAGAGAACTGATTTTGGGCATGTCCTTTGTCATGATAAGTAAAGCTGGACTTTGTGGCTATTATTTGCAGAAAGGTTGGAGCAGACACTATGGGTAATGCTGTCATAGTTGCCCCTGCATGTAACTGCATGTCTCTGCTGCGTTCTGGTCTTGTTGATCTTCTTCTGGACTACCTAGTGTGTTACTGTCTCTGGCATACTTACTTGTCTTTTCTCTCCCACTCAGGACTCGCCCCTGTTGGTGATGTGGAAAGGGGCTCCAAAAGCTATCTGCGGAACCGCTACGGAGAGATCATGCCCGTGTATCGGAGGAACAGCCATCGGGAGGTGCAGGCAGGCAGCCACGAGTACCCAGGCGAGGGCATCTACCTGCTGAAATTTGATAACTCCTACTCTCTCCTCCGCAATAAGACTCTGTTCTTTCATGTCTATTACACTAGCTGAAGAAATGGGAAGGGGCAGGGATGGCAGGCAGGTAACAGTGGGTGTAGCAGCCTGCCACCCAGCCCTGGTACTGCCTGATAGGCACTGCTGTGTGACAGAACCAAGGCACAATTCTGCCAGCTCCTCTTCAGACACTAACTGGTTTCTCTCCACACCCTTCTTCCTGCTGTCCCAGTGGAGAAAGGTAGTTGTGACTGCCTGGTTGTCCACAGGCAGCTGCTCTT
Above is a window of Caloenas nicobarica isolate bCalNic1 chromosome 5, bCalNic1.hap1, whole genome shotgun sequence DNA encoding:
- the TMED8 gene encoding protein TMED8, with translation MSGALAAAAGSRFEPPAASAPGGRPAPRDPSENEDTAQKTEPAHQLVDSSESSTSQSGSQIGSIVSAGTTEDSKEGAGTLEDQEVAEVEEKLPNPIQSLKEEAVVRLTSYHVPQGAGDIVMIQSDHTGAVDILSAELETTDLLGEQRKAQPPPLAPPTMWTTEKTKEFKAKMGREKNGRMVVKRGEVVTVRVPTHPDGKCICWEFATDDYDIGFGVYFDWTAVTSTAITVQVSESSDEEDEEEEEEIEGLAPVGDVERGSKSYLRNRYGEIMPVYRRNSHREVQAGSHEYPGEGIYLLKFDNSYSLLRNKTLFFHVYYTS